A genomic window from Candidatus Bathyarchaeota archaeon includes:
- a CDS encoding 50S ribosomal protein L40e — protein MPIMDPFKKTLAQKHRLYMKICRECGGRNSSAAVKCRKCRSKNLRWKKREVVR, from the coding sequence TTGCCAATAATGGACCCTTTCAAAAAAACCCTTGCCCAAAAACACAGACTCTACATGAAAATTTGTCGAGAATGTGGAGGCAGAAACTCTTCCGCTGCAGTCAAATGCAGAAAATGCAGAAGCAAAAACCTGCGATGGAAGAAACGAGAAGTAGTACGCTAA
- a CDS encoding acyltransferase family protein, with protein sequence MEMQLNQLRNRDVYVDFIRTVAIVFVLFLHSSGRWLITSQELHQLTLSEFVGWSIVDIYQSIGVIGAPLFVMLSGALLLQPGKTEPLTSFFKKRWARIGLPFFFWSAIYFVWVFVVQKAPFSIEAVVQGLLNGPYTQFWYIYVLVGIYLWTPILRIFLNHADPKMVKYFIIIWLFGASLIPFFDLLTIFQLHRDVFTITGFVGYFVLGSYLTTVNVRRSTVVKMLFAGLALTSVGTYVMATTGGGQGMYFFQEYLSPTVILSTSMVFLLLLQIKLPSVQNQNSQSKLDKLVTIIGQNTLALYLVHVLILETFQKGYLLFAINRETLNPIVQVPLLTVIVLFASLATILLLKKVPYLNKLIG encoded by the coding sequence TTGGAAATGCAATTAAATCAATTGAGGAATCGAGATGTTTATGTTGACTTTATTCGAACTGTAGCTATCGTATTTGTTCTTTTTTTGCATTCTTCTGGTCGGTGGTTAATAACAAGCCAAGAATTACATCAACTAACTTTATCCGAGTTCGTCGGCTGGAGCATTGTTGACATTTACCAAAGTATTGGAGTAATTGGAGCGCCCTTATTTGTAATGTTAAGCGGTGCCCTTTTGCTTCAACCCGGAAAAACTGAACCCCTTACCAGTTTTTTCAAGAAACGATGGGCTCGAATCGGTTTACCTTTCTTTTTTTGGAGCGCAATCTATTTTGTTTGGGTCTTTGTTGTTCAAAAGGCACCTTTTAGCATAGAAGCCGTAGTTCAAGGTTTACTGAATGGTCCTTACACCCAGTTTTGGTACATCTATGTGCTTGTTGGAATTTACCTTTGGACACCAATCTTGCGTATCTTCTTAAATCATGCAGATCCTAAAATGGTAAAATATTTTATAATAATCTGGCTTTTTGGAGCATCACTTATACCCTTTTTTGATTTGTTAACCATTTTTCAGTTACACAGAGATGTTTTCACAATTACAGGATTTGTAGGGTATTTTGTTTTAGGTTCATACCTCACAACAGTGAACGTTCGCCGTTCAACTGTGGTTAAAATGTTGTTTGCTGGACTCGCATTAACTTCGGTTGGCACTTATGTAATGGCTACAACTGGCGGCGGCCAAGGAATGTACTTCTTCCAAGAATACCTTAGCCCAACAGTTATTTTATCCACTTCCATGGTGTTCTTGCTGTTGCTACAAATTAAACTCCCTTCAGTTCAGAACCAAAATAGTCAATCCAAACTCGACAAACTTGTTACAATAATTGGTCAAAACACATTAGCATTGTATCTTGTTCACGTGCTGATACTGGAAACGTTTCAAAAGGGCTATTTACTTTTCGCCATAAACCGTGAAACTCTCAATCCCATTGTTCAGGTTCCATTGTTGACAGTAATTGTTTTGTTTGCTTCTTTGGCAACAATTCTTTTACTCAAGAAAGTACCTTACTTAAACAAATTAATTGGATAA
- a CDS encoding isocitrate/isopropylmalate dehydrogenase family protein, with amino-acid sequence MSKYDITLMPGDGIGPELTEATLKVLDAVQKKFNIKLNMIPVEAGDKCLEKNGVALPQETIDSFTKTHVCLKGPVGETAADVIVKLRIMFDLYANLRPIKTYPSVPDVQPGIDMMFVRENTEDVYRGIEFQIDDSAVCMRVITKKGSEKIAKKAFEIAKLRERKQVVAIHKANVMRVTCGLFKKTCQEVAKQYPDIEYSEQYVDAAAMRLIRQPQSFDVILITNMFGDILSDEAAQLIGGLGMAPGANVGDDFGLFEPIHGSAPDIVGKGIANPCSMVLSAKMMLDWLGERNNDRECFAAAQAIEDAVTETLRKGVTVPDLGGNASTMGMAEAIAQEIINKK; translated from the coding sequence ATGAGCAAATACGACATAACTTTAATGCCCGGAGACGGAATAGGACCTGAACTAACAGAAGCAACCCTGAAAGTATTAGACGCAGTTCAGAAAAAATTCAACATCAAACTAAACATGATACCTGTAGAAGCAGGAGACAAATGCCTCGAAAAAAATGGCGTAGCTCTGCCTCAAGAAACAATTGATTCCTTTACTAAAACTCACGTATGCCTGAAAGGACCAGTAGGAGAAACTGCAGCAGATGTAATTGTCAAACTAAGAATCATGTTTGACCTATACGCGAACTTGCGCCCAATCAAAACTTATCCTTCAGTTCCTGATGTGCAACCAGGAATTGACATGATGTTTGTTCGAGAAAACACCGAAGATGTATACCGGGGAATCGAATTCCAAATCGACGACAGCGCGGTGTGCATGCGAGTAATAACCAAGAAAGGTTCAGAAAAAATTGCCAAGAAAGCCTTTGAAATCGCAAAACTACGGGAAAGAAAACAAGTTGTTGCAATTCACAAAGCAAATGTTATGAGGGTAACCTGTGGTTTGTTTAAGAAAACCTGCCAAGAAGTCGCAAAACAGTACCCCGACATCGAATACAGCGAACAGTATGTTGACGCCGCAGCCATGCGCTTAATCAGACAGCCTCAAAGTTTTGATGTTATATTAATCACTAACATGTTTGGGGATATATTGTCCGACGAAGCCGCCCAACTAATCGGAGGATTAGGAATGGCTCCTGGAGCAAACGTCGGCGATGACTTTGGACTGTTTGAACCTATCCATGGTTCTGCACCTGACATAGTCGGAAAAGGCATAGCCAATCCTTGTTCAATGGTTTTGTCTGCAAAAATGATGTTAGACTGGTTGGGTGAACGCAACAACGACAGAGAATGTTTTGCTGCAGCTCAGGCTATCGAAGATGCGGTAACAGAGACTTTACGTAAAGGCGTAACTGTTCCTGACTTAGGTGGCAATGCCTCAACAATGGGAATGGCTGAAGCTATTGCTCAAGAAATCATAAACAAAAAATAA
- a CDS encoding 2-isopropylmalate synthase: MEGGTLKTKNGDYIRIFDTTLRDGEQTPGVSLTTEEKLEIARQLDKLGVDSIEAGTPISSEGERRATKEIAKAGLTAEVCGLARSKRNDIDIAIACDVDAVHTFISTSEVQMKYAVNMTPEEVLASSIDSIEYIKSHGLVCEYSPMDASRTDIEFLKKVCKAAEQAGADRINIPDTVGIMIPRTMRQLIQEVTSTVKIPISVHCHNDFGMAVANSLAGVEGGASQVHVAVNGLGERAGNAALEEIVVALNLIYNKKTGINPKQLYETSRLVSRLSGMQIQANKAVVGENAFSHESGIHTRGVTVAPSTFEPIQPEFVGRKRKLVAGKLAGTSGIRAELEESGLTPTSEQLNEVVKIVKDLGDKGKKITDADVLSIARSVMGKVDKEKRIVDLAGFSVVTGMNVIPTASVSLVLDGKKYIASETGFGPVDAVMKAVQKLTSPLVNVRLKEYRIEATTGGSDAIGEVLIKVEDKDGNVVSSRASNEDIVMASVEAMVEGINKSLLKSRNKKRK, encoded by the coding sequence TTGGAAGGGGGAACCTTGAAAACAAAAAACGGAGATTACATACGAATCTTTGATACCACCCTGCGAGATGGGGAGCAGACGCCAGGGGTTTCTTTAACTACTGAAGAGAAACTGGAGATTGCTCGGCAACTTGACAAACTGGGCGTAGACAGCATCGAAGCTGGAACTCCTATCAGTTCTGAGGGTGAAAGGCGAGCAACCAAAGAAATTGCAAAAGCAGGATTAACTGCAGAAGTTTGTGGTTTAGCCCGCAGCAAACGAAACGACATTGACATAGCCATAGCGTGTGATGTAGATGCGGTTCATACTTTCATTTCTACTTCTGAAGTTCAAATGAAGTACGCCGTTAACATGACTCCTGAAGAAGTTTTGGCTAGTTCAATTGATTCGATAGAGTACATCAAGAGTCATGGATTAGTTTGTGAGTATTCTCCGATGGATGCTTCAAGAACCGACATAGAGTTCTTGAAAAAAGTCTGCAAAGCAGCAGAACAAGCAGGAGCTGACAGAATCAACATTCCTGACACTGTTGGTATTATGATTCCTAGGACTATGCGGCAATTAATCCAAGAAGTAACAAGCACAGTAAAAATTCCAATCAGCGTGCACTGTCACAACGATTTCGGGATGGCAGTTGCAAACTCCTTAGCAGGAGTTGAGGGAGGCGCATCTCAAGTTCATGTTGCCGTTAACGGTTTAGGTGAACGGGCAGGAAACGCAGCCCTAGAAGAAATTGTTGTTGCCCTGAACTTGATTTACAACAAAAAAACTGGAATTAACCCCAAACAACTCTATGAAACCTCAAGGTTAGTTTCCCGTTTATCTGGAATGCAAATTCAAGCTAACAAAGCAGTAGTAGGAGAAAACGCATTCTCCCACGAGTCAGGTATCCACACACGCGGTGTAACTGTTGCGCCATCGACTTTTGAGCCGATTCAACCTGAATTTGTTGGACGAAAACGAAAACTAGTAGCCGGAAAACTGGCTGGAACCAGTGGCATACGGGCAGAACTTGAAGAATCCGGTTTGACCCCAACCAGTGAACAATTAAATGAAGTCGTTAAAATAGTCAAAGACCTAGGGGACAAAGGCAAAAAAATTACTGATGCTGACGTGTTATCTATTGCCCGTTCAGTTATGGGCAAAGTCGATAAAGAAAAACGGATTGTTGACTTGGCTGGATTTTCAGTTGTAACTGGAATGAACGTTATTCCAACTGCATCGGTAAGTTTGGTACTGGATGGCAAAAAATACATTGCATCCGAGACAGGGTTTGGTCCTGTTGATGCAGTAATGAAGGCAGTTCAAAAACTAACATCACCTCTGGTGAACGTTCGACTCAAAGAATATCGAATAGAAGCAACTACTGGGGGTTCTGATGCTATCGGTGAAGTGTTAATCAAAGTTGAAGACAAAGACGGCAACGTAGTTTCTTCCCGGGCAAGCAACGAAGACATAGTCATGGCCAGCGTTGAAGCAATGGTAGAAGGTATCAACAAAAGCCTTCTGAAAAGCAGAAACAAAAAAAGGAAATAA
- the leuS gene encoding leucine--tRNA ligase: MTENTFNFLGTPNGLMTSLSQMEKKWQKKWQGAKIFEADPDSNKEKYFITFPFSYMNGPLHVGHGFTATRVDAIARYKRMKGFNVLFPWAWHWTGETIAGASERVKNGDETLIRAFREMDGVSEENLKKFVDPVFMAKYYTDDSRESVKRIGYSVDWRREFHTTSLYPTFSKFVEWQCERLRDKGYIIKGTYPVVWCPHDQSPTGDHDRQTGEGVVAEEYTLIKYKMEDGTILPSATFRPETIYGITNIWINPDADYVKAQVNGETWIISQLAANKLTQQLKKVTIIETFKGKQIIGKLFTSPLSSRKMLILPGWFVSPDNATGVVYSVPAHAPFDYLALRDLQNKPELLKEFGIEPQTVKNIQPISLINVEGFGEYPAVELVEKMEIKDQHDPQAEEATKTLYKKEFHGGTLKPICEEYAGKPVNKIKDILIVDFKEKGIADSMHDLPDTVVCRCMTPCVVKLLEGQWFVKYSDPEWKQQTKDTLSKASIYPDSARQWFLNIIDWLKEWPCARKSGLGTALPWSPGWIVETLTDSTVYMAFYTINKHLKKYNIQGEQLTLEVFDYLFYGKGNPATISEQTKISTEILEEMRNEFLYWYPLDLRISAKELLPNHLTFFLFQHTALFPEHLPQAVGVNGMLSIESKKMSKSKGNFITLKDALNKFGADATRCALLLGGEGMNDPDWRADNVKDFKTKLRGFQTLAENIIDNAKTPQIGHMEKWLLSVLQQKIKIITENMESLKTRTALEHALFEVWNDFRWYVRRTENLESHALKQGLETWTRLLAPFAPYLCEELYSQMGHEDFVSVTDWPEYDENKVDIQDEEAENLVKNVLEDTANILKATKMVPKHIYFYCAASWKWKTYISAVKKSSSGNIVIGALMKELMANPELKPVAGKLAKFVQGISQEINRMPEDIKQKQLQADILEETKLLKTAKTFFEKEFNVTLNVYTEDDPNIKDPQQKARFAKPYRPAIYIE, encoded by the coding sequence GTGACTGAAAACACTTTTAACTTTCTGGGCACTCCAAATGGTTTAATGACATCTCTTAGTCAAATGGAAAAAAAGTGGCAAAAAAAATGGCAAGGCGCCAAAATATTCGAGGCAGACCCAGACTCGAATAAAGAAAAATATTTTATCACTTTTCCTTTTTCGTACATGAACGGTCCTCTTCATGTAGGACACGGTTTCACTGCTACCCGCGTGGACGCAATCGCCCGATACAAACGCATGAAAGGCTTCAACGTTTTGTTCCCCTGGGCATGGCATTGGACCGGAGAAACCATCGCCGGAGCAAGTGAACGCGTAAAAAACGGTGACGAAACCTTGATTCGAGCCTTCAGGGAAATGGACGGAGTCTCTGAAGAGAACCTTAAAAAATTTGTTGACCCCGTGTTTATGGCAAAATATTACACGGACGACAGCCGAGAATCCGTCAAACGCATCGGCTACTCTGTGGACTGGCGACGAGAATTCCACACAACTTCATTGTATCCTACTTTTAGCAAATTTGTTGAATGGCAATGTGAACGCCTGCGAGATAAAGGATACATCATCAAAGGAACTTACCCCGTTGTATGGTGCCCCCATGACCAAAGCCCAACCGGAGACCACGACCGACAAACCGGAGAAGGCGTCGTAGCCGAAGAATACACCTTAATCAAATACAAAATGGAAGATGGAACAATCTTACCCTCTGCAACATTCCGTCCTGAAACAATCTACGGAATAACAAACATTTGGATAAACCCCGACGCAGATTACGTCAAAGCCCAAGTAAATGGAGAAACATGGATCATCAGCCAATTAGCTGCCAACAAATTAACTCAGCAACTCAAAAAAGTAACAATCATAGAAACTTTCAAAGGCAAACAAATCATCGGCAAATTATTCACAAGCCCTTTAAGCAGCCGAAAAATGTTGATTCTTCCAGGATGGTTTGTAAGCCCAGACAACGCAACAGGAGTAGTCTATAGCGTTCCGGCTCATGCACCTTTTGATTATTTGGCTTTGCGGGACCTGCAAAATAAACCAGAGTTACTAAAAGAATTTGGAATTGAACCTCAAACTGTTAAAAACATTCAACCAATTTCCTTAATCAATGTAGAAGGCTTTGGAGAATACCCTGCAGTTGAACTTGTAGAAAAAATGGAAATCAAAGACCAACATGACCCCCAAGCCGAAGAAGCAACAAAAACCTTGTACAAAAAAGAGTTCCATGGCGGAACCCTCAAACCAATCTGTGAAGAATACGCAGGAAAACCGGTCAACAAAATAAAAGACATCTTAATTGTTGACTTTAAAGAAAAAGGCATCGCAGATTCCATGCATGACCTGCCTGACACTGTAGTTTGCCGATGTATGACTCCGTGTGTTGTTAAGCTTTTGGAAGGACAATGGTTTGTGAAATATTCTGACCCCGAATGGAAACAGCAAACCAAAGACACCTTGAGTAAAGCCTCAATTTATCCTGATTCGGCACGTCAATGGTTCCTTAACATAATTGACTGGCTCAAAGAATGGCCATGCGCACGTAAAAGCGGTCTGGGAACTGCTCTTCCATGGAGCCCCGGATGGATAGTTGAAACCTTAACTGACTCCACGGTTTACATGGCATTTTACACCATAAACAAGCATTTAAAAAAATACAACATTCAAGGGGAACAGTTGACCCTTGAAGTTTTTGACTACCTTTTCTATGGAAAAGGCAATCCAGCAACAATTTCTGAACAAACAAAAATTTCAACCGAAATACTTGAGGAAATGCGTAACGAATTCCTTTACTGGTATCCGTTGGATTTACGAATCTCAGCCAAAGAATTACTTCCCAACCATTTGACTTTCTTCTTGTTCCAGCATACTGCATTGTTCCCTGAACATTTGCCCCAAGCAGTTGGCGTAAACGGCATGCTCAGCATAGAAAGCAAAAAAATGTCTAAATCCAAAGGCAACTTCATCACCCTGAAAGATGCCCTGAACAAGTTCGGAGCAGATGCTACACGTTGTGCCTTGCTCCTGGGGGGAGAAGGAATGAATGACCCCGACTGGAGAGCAGACAATGTTAAAGATTTTAAGACCAAACTTCGTGGCTTCCAAACCTTAGCAGAAAACATTATTGACAACGCCAAAACTCCACAAATAGGTCATATGGAAAAATGGCTTCTGAGCGTTCTTCAACAAAAAATTAAGATAATTACAGAAAACATGGAATCCCTTAAAACTCGAACAGCCCTTGAACATGCCTTGTTTGAAGTATGGAACGACTTCAGGTGGTACGTCCGAAGAACAGAAAATCTTGAGTCACATGCCCTAAAACAAGGTCTAGAAACTTGGACAAGACTGCTGGCTCCTTTTGCTCCTTACCTGTGCGAAGAGCTTTACAGCCAGATGGGACACGAAGATTTTGTTTCAGTAACAGACTGGCCAGAATATGACGAAAACAAAGTAGACATCCAAGATGAAGAAGCAGAAAACTTGGTTAAAAACGTTCTAGAAGATACCGCAAACATTCTTAAAGCAACAAAGATGGTTCCCAAACATATTTACTTCTATTGTGCTGCATCTTGGAAATGGAAAACCTACATTAGTGCCGTCAAAAAGTCAAGTTCAGGCAACATCGTTATCGGAGCATTAATGAAAGAACTAATGGCGAATCCCGAACTAAAGCCAGTTGCAGGGAAACTAGCAAAGTTTGTTCAAGGAATTTCACAAGAAATTAACAGAATGCCCGAAGATATCAAACAAAAACAACTGCAAGCTGATATTTTAGAAGAAACAAAATTGTTAAAAACAGCAAAAACATTTTTCGAAAAAGAATTCAATGTTACACTTAACGTTTACACCGAAGATGACCCCAACATTAAAGATCCTCAACAAAAGGCTAGGTTTGCTAAACCGTATCGTCCTGCAATTTACATTGAATAA
- the albA gene encoding DNA-binding protein Alba, protein MVDDNSVLIGRKPVMNYVLACLSLFHAGATEVSVKARGKAISRAVDVAEVTKRRFMPDLKIQKIGIGTELLAVVQEGSAPSNVSTIEIVLAK, encoded by the coding sequence CTGGTGGACGACAACTCTGTGTTGATTGGACGAAAACCAGTAATGAATTATGTTTTGGCTTGCTTGTCCCTTTTCCATGCGGGAGCAACTGAAGTTTCCGTAAAGGCCAGAGGAAAAGCAATCAGCAGGGCTGTTGATGTTGCTGAAGTTACCAAACGACGGTTCATGCCCGACCTTAAAATCCAAAAGATTGGAATTGGCACCGAATTGTTGGCTGTTGTTCAAGAAGGTAGTGCTCCATCAAATGTTAGCACTATCGAAATAGTCTTGGCGAAATAA
- a CDS encoding ribbon-helix-helix protein, CopG family: MSQVQLRLSQKTIEELDKWVAEGRFKSRSDAIRSIICYFQEREKTREFYKLLANRSKEAKEQPETLIPLEEFE, from the coding sequence GTGTCACAAGTACAGCTTAGGTTAAGCCAAAAAACCATCGAAGAACTGGACAAATGGGTAGCAGAGGGGCGCTTTAAAAGCCGAAGCGACGCGATCCGAAGCATTATCTGTTATTTTCAGGAAAGAGAAAAAACCAGAGAATTCTATAAACTGTTAGCTAACCGAAGCAAAGAAGCAAAAGAACAACCTGAAACCCTGATTCCCCTTGAGGAATTTGAGTGA
- a CDS encoding type II toxin-antitoxin system RelE/ParE family toxin, with translation MTYKVLLHPKAAKTLSKTQEKTRIINKLKQLKTNPQKTGKPLKLSEYYRLRIGDYRAIYEIDQTKKQVTVLYIGHRKNVYDDFSKLM, from the coding sequence GTGACCTACAAAGTCCTTCTTCATCCTAAAGCCGCTAAAACATTATCTAAAACACAAGAAAAAACTAGAATAATAAACAAACTAAAACAACTAAAAACAAACCCCCAGAAAACAGGAAAACCTCTAAAACTCTCAGAATATTATAGGCTTCGAATTGGAGACTACAGAGCCATATACGAAATCGATCAAACAAAAAAACAAGTAACTGTACTCTATATTGGACACAGAAAAAACGTCTACGACGACTTTAGTAAACTCATGTAA
- a CDS encoding adenine phosphoribosyltransferase — MNTHAEDLKLRLMTIELLRTAKKEYTYRELSAKTNLPVTVLSRYAKGHVLPNAERAKELWQVLTKLVGLKSELRRRIKFNSAGYFNNTWIIGDHNILQQAAQHALATFAGGRVTKVLTAAVDGVPLGAMVANSLGVDLLIAKRNKEVGVPAFLEETYVLRDSGYTLTLYLPKEAIKRRDSVLIVDDMIKTGETQAALVNFVKKARAEVSGVYSLIAVGEDWKENLKLPKGSPIEVVIKLDKKV; from the coding sequence ATGAACACACATGCAGAAGACTTGAAACTCCGTTTAATGACTATCGAATTGCTTCGCACTGCAAAAAAAGAATATACCTACAGGGAATTATCCGCTAAAACTAATCTGCCTGTAACAGTTCTAAGTAGATACGCCAAAGGTCATGTTCTACCCAACGCTGAACGTGCCAAAGAACTCTGGCAGGTTCTAACTAAATTAGTCGGTCTGAAATCTGAACTGCGCAGACGAATAAAATTCAATTCAGCAGGATATTTTAACAATACATGGATTATAGGGGACCATAACATCCTGCAGCAAGCAGCCCAACATGCTCTTGCAACTTTTGCAGGGGGTCGGGTGACAAAGGTTCTAACCGCAGCAGTTGATGGAGTACCTTTAGGAGCAATGGTTGCAAACTCGTTAGGCGTAGATTTGTTGATTGCTAAACGGAACAAAGAAGTGGGTGTTCCAGCGTTTCTTGAAGAAACCTATGTTTTGCGAGATTCAGGTTACACATTAACCTTGTATTTGCCCAAAGAGGCCATAAAACGGCGAGACAGTGTACTAATTGTAGATGACATGATAAAAACAGGGGAAACCCAAGCAGCTTTAGTTAACTTTGTTAAGAAAGCTCGAGCTGAAGTTTCAGGAGTTTATTCTCTTATTGCAGTTGGAGAGGACTGGAAAGAAAATCTAAAACTTCCTAAAGGCAGCCCAATTGAGGTTGTAATTAAGCTCGACAAAAAAGTCTAA
- the mtnA gene encoding S-methyl-5-thioribose-1-phosphate isomerase, with protein sequence MRTIEWENGIVTIIDQRKLPTQEVWVELKNYKDMAYAIKEMQLRGAPLIGVSAAYGLALTAFHSTAKTREELLKELEESAALLRTTRPTAVNLFWAIDRVMKKAQETKGTKEQIAEAVVNEANIMADEDVETNRKMGKFGATLIEEGDTVLTHCNAGSLATVDYGTALGVIRAAIEEGKNIQVISCETRPRQQGAKLTCYELMRDNIPVTLISDTMVGYVMSQGMVDKVVVGADRIVRDGVLNKIGTYNVAVLASEHGIPFYVAAPMSTMDQSLSSEDAVIEERSPTEITNIGCERIAPEGIKVLNPAFDITPLEYVDAVITEKGIFRPEMCLKQKRNE encoded by the coding sequence GTGCGAACAATCGAATGGGAAAACGGCATAGTTACTATAATTGACCAAAGAAAATTGCCCACCCAAGAAGTCTGGGTGGAACTGAAAAACTATAAAGACATGGCTTACGCGATTAAAGAAATGCAATTACGAGGCGCACCCCTAATAGGCGTGTCAGCTGCATATGGTTTGGCGTTGACTGCTTTTCATTCAACAGCAAAAACCCGAGAAGAATTATTGAAAGAATTAGAAGAATCTGCTGCCCTTTTGCGTACCACACGTCCCACTGCTGTAAACCTGTTTTGGGCAATCGATAGAGTAATGAAGAAAGCTCAAGAAACCAAAGGAACCAAAGAACAAATAGCTGAAGCGGTTGTGAACGAAGCTAATATCATGGCAGATGAAGACGTTGAAACTAATCGCAAAATGGGCAAATTTGGTGCCACGCTAATTGAAGAGGGGGACACTGTTTTGACTCACTGTAACGCAGGCAGTTTAGCTACAGTAGATTACGGCACAGCCCTTGGGGTTATCCGTGCTGCAATTGAAGAAGGAAAAAATATCCAAGTAATTTCCTGTGAAACCCGCCCAAGGCAACAAGGAGCTAAACTCACCTGTTACGAGTTAATGCGGGACAACATTCCAGTGACTCTAATCAGCGACACCATGGTAGGCTATGTCATGTCCCAAGGCATGGTAGATAAAGTAGTTGTTGGAGCAGACCGTATCGTTCGGGACGGGGTTTTGAACAAAATTGGAACATACAACGTTGCAGTATTAGCATCAGAACACGGAATCCCCTTCTATGTAGCAGCCCCAATGTCAACCATGGATCAGTCACTTTCTTCAGAAGATGCAGTTATAGAAGAAAGAAGCCCAACAGAAATAACAAACATCGGCTGTGAAAGAATTGCTCCTGAAGGCATTAAAGTTTTGAATCCTGCCTTTGACATTACACCCTTAGAATATGTGGACGCAGTAATAACCGAAAAAGGCATATTCCGACCTGAAATGTGTCTGAAACAAAAAAGAAATGAGTAA
- a CDS encoding radical SAM protein: protein MGVGFKLVQLLLRQKLTGKGLKGKAGAPQIVSFAVTKACNLQCLHCHADARDAFPKELSLKEATRAIDELASLGTEAIMFTGGEPLLRKKLVIQLSRYCTDIGILPAMLTNGVLLNHKVAYELKEAGILAVGIPLDSPEAELHDKLRAVPGTFDKALRGIRACKDMDLEVVITTMALKNNFCTVPQMIDLIYDLDVDQVAIYDLVPNGRGKQMMDEVMLPEQREQVIRYLQQVQETKEMTFLFSGGLPMYPEIVATMHKTRGTRAPDLLLKQFWIHAPIGCPAGISYLSLRPNGDVYPCPFLQIKVGNIREQSLSDIWYRSEVLRSLRNRSNLKGECGKCEYRQTCGGCRGRAYAVNGDYLAEDPVCLRDLMKKESVYPNNVQRFGWCVG, encoded by the coding sequence TTGGGTGTTGGCTTCAAACTTGTTCAGTTGTTGCTACGACAAAAACTAACTGGCAAAGGACTCAAAGGAAAAGCAGGAGCACCACAGATTGTGTCTTTTGCAGTCACTAAAGCGTGCAACCTTCAATGTTTACACTGTCATGCCGATGCCCGTGACGCATTCCCCAAAGAATTGTCCCTCAAAGAAGCAACCCGAGCAATTGATGAACTGGCTTCTCTTGGAACTGAAGCCATAATGTTTACTGGCGGCGAACCTTTACTAAGAAAAAAGCTTGTTATACAACTCTCCAGGTACTGCACCGACATAGGAATCTTGCCTGCAATGCTCACAAACGGGGTTTTATTAAACCATAAAGTTGCGTATGAACTAAAAGAAGCCGGAATTTTGGCTGTAGGCATCCCTTTGGATTCTCCAGAAGCTGAACTCCACGATAAACTTCGAGCGGTTCCCGGAACCTTTGACAAAGCCCTGCGAGGCATCAGAGCTTGCAAAGACATGGATTTAGAAGTTGTTATTACCACGATGGCGTTGAAAAACAACTTTTGCACGGTTCCACAGATGATTGATTTAATTTACGATCTAGATGTTGACCAAGTTGCCATATACGATTTGGTTCCTAATGGACGAGGAAAACAAATGATGGATGAAGTAATGCTTCCCGAACAACGAGAACAAGTAATCCGTTACCTTCAACAAGTCCAAGAAACAAAAGAGATGACGTTTCTGTTTTCGGGAGGGCTTCCTATGTATCCTGAAATCGTGGCAACAATGCACAAAACAAGGGGAACCCGTGCGCCAGACTTGCTTTTGAAACAGTTTTGGATACACGCGCCAATAGGTTGCCCTGCGGGCATCAGCTACCTGAGTTTGCGACCTAACGGGGATGTGTACCCTTGTCCTTTTCTGCAAATCAAGGTTGGCAACATCCGTGAGCAGAGCCTTTCTGACATTTGGTACCGATCAGAAGTTCTAAGGTCCCTCAGAAACCGAAGCAACCTAAAAGGAGAATGCGGAAAATGTGAATACCGTCAAACCTGTGGAGGCTGCCGAGGCAGAGCTTACGCTGTTAATGGTGACTACCTAGCAGAAGACCCAGTTTGCCTAAGAGATTTGATGAAAAAAGAAAGCGTCTACCCAAATAACGTGCAACGCTTTGGATGGTGTGTCGGGTGA